GTTCCTGGTATTATGAATCAGAGGTATTTTGGGGGTGGAAAGACTCGCTAGAGTTGACAATTTGTGCCTTCTTGTTTGGATGAATTGGGAGGAAGACGATCTACATTGAATTTGTGAGAGATTGGTAAAGTTCGTGTTTTTAATGTTTGGGGAGTTTTTGTgatgcttttcatttttttttttttggttgcaaacaaatggtttatttatttatatgaaagtTGATGCAGAACCATCAGTGCCCAATAGCACGGCGTCATTACATAGCAAGGCCCAAAGGGCTGGAGGGGGAGAAAAAAACAAGTTGGGCGGTAACAGTTGGTCCCTTTGCGCACGCGCGGCTCAATCCGCTACTTCATTAGCTACTCTTGGACAAAATTGAAGGCCCACCAGCGGTAAACTCTGCAATAACTCCTTGCACTTTGACCAGGGAGCATGTGCTTCCCAGTTAAAGTCTTCTACTTCTGTTAGGGATCGTACAAGACTACGACAATCAGATTCGATTGAAACAGCACctagcttctttttctttatgcaCTCCAGAGCTTCAACAAGAGATAGGGTTTCGATTTGAGGGATCGAATCTGCGCGAACTGTCCTGGTGAAGCCATCGACGAGACAACCGGAGGAGTTGGGGACGATTTCGGCGATGGCTCCTTCTGCTGAGCCCTTTCGGATTGACCCATCGACGCTATCTTCAATTTCCCCATCTCTGGAGCAACCCAACTCTAAGGTATGTCTTTCTCCTCTGATTTTCTTGCTTGAGGGTGTTGACACATCCATTTCTCATAATTTCGCTACTAGAATTTGGCCAGATCTATTGTGTTACATGCATTCGGCttgcttccttgaaaataaAGCTGTTTTGCCCCTTCCAAATTTGCCAGCGGAGGTTTGAGATCGATTCCAAGGACGGTAAGTGAGTGTTTTTCCTTATAAAAGTGCCAACTACTCTTCAATTCGAGTAACATCTTGTAATCTTACATGGATTTTGACTACCGGATTGTTCCATACGTTTGTGGTccaaaggagaggaggaagatgtGCTTAGTCGTTTCCACCCTTTCTCAGCTGAGGTAACAGATAGGGCCAGGTAAGATCTTTCTCTTCCACAAATTCTCCTTAGATGGGATGGCATTTTGGCAGACATTCctgataaatattttaattttagggATGATCTTCATGTTCCATATAGCATTCCATAGTGCTCTTGGTGCTTGATAGGAGGAAGAAGGGTGTTTAGTTACTGCCTTGGCTGTCGTCTATTCTCTTAATATATTGTAACCATTTTTAAATGTGAAGGACCCATTCTTTgtgtgacacccctcgacggccccgaATCGTTAGGGTCGCCACTATTCGCTAACATTTCTCTTCCACTTGACCTGATAATGTAATATTTTGATACCAaggaatttcattataattcatgaattttgggggtttacatcttttagatcggtcccttgcacAGTTCATATACGGAAgtacatccaacaactcccttctctatattcagaaaacgatgcccacctactaaacatttataggtaaaagccgaacacttttatttacttaaaccagatggacatcattcatcagtacatcaaaatgccgttgtattctatactcggctatacttcaaaagatgaccggcATCTCCTctaacagtcgtatacttaaagtccatcgatcagtgttggcgtccaaaagtttattcctttgctatcctccttctcacggtcatatccaaccacttgatccatctaccggtggTAGTGGTAgtagaggtatcttatctagtctgaaatgttattccccaaaaggggtgagtacaaccactcagcagtaaagatccaccacactactcaatgcgtcaaacagaacaatcaagaataaaaaatatatcattcatgcatatcatcaagcatacctcaccttgCAGCCatacatatatcaccatgcagtcgtgcatatattaccatgcagtcatgcatatcttgccatgccatcgtgcatatatcaccatgattcgtatcatccatgctatcaagcatacatcaccatgagatccattcaagccttcatgatcgcattctcaatgtcaaatagcattaatttattttcataagcagatcatgcatcatgccatatgcatacacctatgcacatgattcactttcaattcttatctttcacaaggatctcatcagtttttctttccagggatcaatgtttgcatcccacaatttatcgctcgcacccaacctggcatcgcgaggaacctttagcacacacctccaggcatccggcacacacactccgggcatctcgcatcccacctggcatcacgaggaatctccgggGCTCGCCACGAAGATGGTTACCCGtaccctccgggcatgcatcataatacaacccctcaccctccaggcatgtatcataatacaaccgggcatcccgacactcccggggaaaacctctgggcatgtattcataatacaaccaggcatccaaagggcatcgactcattcgaacctttgggcatcccgacactcccggagCATCGTAGGCTCACACCTCTGACGGCATCCTCATTTATCACAATTCATGTTTGCAATTGTGTCTCAATAataacatggcacatgatgtgatggcaacaaggtcaatttcagcttttgattttatatgtaatgccatttatcatcacatatgcagcaagatcaattactattattttagaaaacagaatgcattctttttaatttacatttcctaaaatttagtaattgtctctaataatttctaagaatttaGTACATCATAGACAAACTCTAGGGGCATttatctcatgaagaacacaacaccaccagaatttcatacaaaacagGATAGTCCATACAtcacagcttttgaaatttgcacaatccagctagcacagttttagaaaatattttcattaaatacccaaatgacattaaaaaattatgaaattcgaacatgtgataTTAAAGACATAAAGGaatatatttcatgaagaacactacaccaaaagatcCCCATATAGTTCAATACAGACCACGCATCACAGCACTTTAAATTCTGTCCGttctacttgcacagtttttgaaattttttttggttaaataggcaaatgaacttcaaaaattacgaaaatttaaatatgttgtaggaaagaaataaataatgatattttattcagaacaattttccaaaagaatctcatacAAAACGGTATAGACCACGCATTGCAACATTACcaagtccgaacacatcagattgcacaattttagaaacattttcgattaaatacccaaatgacattaaaacattatgaaatttgactatgtgatagccaagaacATAAGGTAAATACTGTATAAGACATCGAAGTCAGATTCAtcctaggtaattaaatataggtGGTTAAAACTTCCGTTCCTAGTAccaaaatttccagatctaaccatctccgaaagaccacgatttcacctacctattattttttttttctctaaatttttgatatgttaaacctcaggatgtTCTTTACAAATTTTGTTACGAAatcgaagtgaaatttcaacaaaaagattgCCTTAccgtccatgcattcatcaagggttgGTAccaaaatttccagatctagtcttTCTAAAGAACAACGGTTTCACctacttatacttgtttttttggtcccaaatttgagtatgttatactccaagaagttctttacaactttcatttagaggttgaagccaaaattcaactagaacatcacatgcaagtcactagaacatccaaggtcgagctgttttTCTCAAAAACAGTACAGTAGACTAGAGCACCACTCttataacttcaatttttcacattctATACACCCAAAATTGTCACCATTCAATCACGCACGCTAAACaccacatgcaagagtagatcaagggatcccacttgcctctagactgAGCAACAGCGAgcacacggcggcgacggacgGCGATACACAGCCCCTCCTCCTTcgttcttcccttcttcctttcttcctttcttccttctctttctctcctctctctctcttggacgaaccctgctctctctctctccttgcgaagccccccctccccctttgttttgttcttttattaattaattatctccaTTTTGCATGTAGGAAATTGAACAAAGGACAAGTGGTCAAAGAGGAAGGACAAGTGTTGGTGGTGAAAGGCATGCTCTCCCCCCTCCCCTTTTGGTTCGTGCGACACCCTTGGGGTGTTTCTTTGGCCTGCTTGGGCCCGAAATACTGGGCCCAAGAGTCCTTAAAATAAGGCCATAATCCCTTTTATATAACTTagcattttatttttacaaatttactTAAATAACAACAACTTAAATTGTCttatatatacaagtatatacacacatatataaatatactcCAAATTCTTGCGGTACGCTCAATATCCTCAAGTTctaattctctaatttttttttagcgtATATAATTCATATGCAAGATTAAATCCCATCCTTTTggttcaaaagataaaattgaaatactatttgaaatgaacaaatacaaatcaatgcctgtaaaataaaaacaaagtcaCAATTCAAATTTGTCACCTATCGAGAGGGTTGTCTAAAATTTTGGATGCCACACTTTGTCCCTGTCCATACTAGTTCATCATTTAAGATCAACTTTGAAGGCTAATCCTAGTTTGATTTTGGGGCACTTCGGTATTGGTTATTGCGATTTGCTATTGATTGGATTTGGTGGAATTAACCTGCATCATGTCGGGGGAGAAAGTGGAAGGATTCGATTTGGCGAGAATTTAAGGgtctgtttggtaaaaattgtttatgttcccGGAAtaactatttctatttttttgttctagggaacggaaaaagaatagaaacacgtttggtaaaatttttatttccaagacaaaaaagaagttttttttttccaggaatagatttgaaacataaataagaaatagaaaaaagtaatttcttgtttccaataacaatttttttcttttctcttctttttcttctatttttttcttttcttctctttcctttgcttcttcttccttttagctagtcgccgacctcggccatggccggcgaccagtcGACGAGGGCTGGCGACTTCACTGGAGCATCGCCGGGGCATGGTGAGGCAGACCTCGTGCCacttgggcgaggtcgagccttgtgGTGGTCAAGTGAGCCTTCGACGAGCTTGCCGGCTCTCACCCTAGCCTGGCAAAGcttcggcgagctcgctagACCTCGCCCAGCCAATCGTTGCCCACCACCGTGGCCGGCAAtcggccacaaaggaggaagaatgagagaaaagaaaaaaagaaagaagaaaaaaaggaaaaatataataaaaatattaaaaaattaaaagaaataacaaaattatacaattctactaaatgcattttttccaagaatagaaattttgtacagttaccaaGCGCATctttatattcaaatattattctagggaacaaaaaaaaaaaaaaatcattttgataaaaatttgtttttgaaaacagaatcattaccaaacTCGTCCTAaatttttgtcacaaaaaagGTGGCTACTCAATGTAGGCATGCCTTTTTGGCCTAGCAAAAAGACaaactttacttttcttttttggatggattgttgtttttgccttttctttttcagagcCATTTTATATCACCTCTTAAAAGAATGCTTTGGAACTTTAgctcaattttatcataaaacGTTACTTTCATTACTTAATTTAAACACCTAATAGAAGtacagaaagaaagaaagatttgtGAGTGGAAAATTGtaattttgcataaaatgaTTATAAGATGATTTTCGAGAAACATAACATCATATTGAATTCGAAATTGCGTGATAAATATAATTCATGCTGTTTAAATTCAACCAATCACATCTTCTTTTCACTAGGATCTCCAGCATTCATATGCAAAGTGGCTGTTAATAGTCAATTAGCCACAATCATTATTCCCATATTTTCACCAGAATTTTATCACTCACCAGGCGCTCATCAGATAATCTCAACTCCATGAGAAATCAAGAGCGCGGCCTGTAGTAGCCATAGGCTCCATAGAAGGTCTGTGTGAAAGTAAGCACAAGTAAAATGAAAGCAGCAATTAAGGAAATGATTGACCAGGGATTGTCGAAGTACTCAAGCTTGAGACTGGCTATCCAGTGATGCCTTTTGTAGCTGGAGTAAGTGTTCACCTCTTCAGCCACTTTATAGAGATAACTGTCGTTGATGTCAAATAACACCTCCTTGGAAAGCTGGTTGAAGAGATCAGCGACCTCGATGTTGCTCCCAAGCCAATCCTCAATGATCCCGCATTCATGGAGATGTCCCACATCCTCAGGGGAGTTAATCAAGTTGACCATGAAGATTATGTATGAGGTGATGACTTTGGTGCAATTGATGTGACACTGCTCGAAGGCTATCAAGTTGAGGAAGAGTGACCTTGTCCCATCATGGACCAGAAGTTGGGGGATCTTAAGGGTCCCACCCTTGAACTGGATGTCCCATAACCTATCCGTCTCCCCCTTTCTGAACTTGATGCCACCTTTTCGGAGCTCTGTCACGCAAGGGATGCGCTGTTGCAGCTTATGCTTATGTTTATGCTCATGCTTCTGCTCCTGCTTCCGCTTCCACTCTATGCCTGGGTACAAGAGGCTCCGCCGGAACAATTCAAGGCAAGGGAGCTCGCCTTCCTGGAGTAAAGGGTCGAACTCCAGCCTGTTGATACTAATGGAGTAAAGCATGTTCTTTGTAGGCGTCAGAGGGTAGAAGAACTGAAACGCTAGCTTGGCCAAGAGACCCGTCTCTTTGGGTTGGCCACACAGGATGCAAAAGAGCCGTTCGAGTATGAATAGTGGGATCTGATTCTCAAGCATGATCATGTCTCGTCGGATTATAGGCGCTAATCCCATAAACGAGAACACAGGGTCATTCTGATCGTAGCCAAGTTCCTTGAAACCCATGGAGAATCCCCAGAACAACTCGATCACAAAGCACCCGTCTAGAACCATCATCTCCGCGAACTCGTCGCTGCTCATGTTTATCTTCCCCTCGTAGCAGGTGCGAGCTCGATCCTCAACGTCCTTCACCGAGTCTGGATAGGGTACTATCTTGTAATTGTTGGTGCGCCTGAGCATGCGATGGAGGCAGCGCCACTTTAGCCCGTCCATCTGGCGGAGGTGCTTTTTATCGTGGTAGTATGGACCGAGCGAGACGACTTGGGGGACGTAGGTGTTGTCCTTGCCATCCTTGAGATAGTGCGGGATCTGGTAACTGGAGAGCTTTTCCCATGGGCGCGCATTGTGCTCCTGGCCAGCTTTCTTGAGGTTCTCTTTGATGGAGATGATCCACAAGGACTCAGGTGGCCCAAGCTCATCTTCAGCCCCGTCATCGACCCACAAGGAGTCGTCTCGTGGGTGATCCTGGTGTTTTTGAGGCTgttgttggtggtggtggtcgatTTTTGATTCTGTGGATTCGGCCCCGTCGTCGTTGACCACGATTCGGTGATCCTCGGGTGGATCTTGATGAGGCTTTTGGGGTGAGGATTCCCCAGTTTGTCCGCAGAGCATGGCAGTAAAAACACGCTTCCACAACCGGGACAGCCATTTGTGGTCTTCTTCGAAAATTGAAACCATTTCTCGCATAGAATTGGTCTATGTTTCACTGCCTCCGCTTTTCTTGGGTTTCACAAAGCAGAGTTGGTACTCTAATATCGAGCGTTATTGGAACGAAGGAGAGATTATTCCAACTTCGTGATTCAAAACGCGTTATATAATATCCTAGCCTCTATGATGTCAGGCCAATTTCGTAATTTTACTAATGTATAAGGGAGATAAACAATGCAGCTCACCTTGCCTATACTACAAGGTGCAATTATTGGATTTGCTTTTAATTGGACACCTCATGCTCCACGtgaaacatatatatatagttccCCTGCTCCATCACAGAGAATGGTTGGGTTTTAATTTTGCGCCGCTTAGccttttaattagattttcataggctgatataatttaattatcCAAATATAGCGGCATTTTGCATCTTGCATGCACTTTTAATcagattttcaaaattaatgttGTGATTTACCTTGTCCAATGAACTTGGGTTGAGAGAAGAAGTTGGTTAAGGAGAGGAGGGAGTCTCCATACTCCATAACCCATCACCTTTTTGCCAAGCTAGCAATGACATGTGATTGAGAGTTTGATTCCCCACTTTTTCAAGGGACGTTGGAGGTGGAGAcgtttatttttatgtaaagGAGTCGATTCCTACATTTTACAAAAAGGCAGgggtaaaaatttaaaagtggATTGAGGGTTAAAGtaggacaaataaaaaaagaaaaagaaaataaagagctAGCTTGGTTTAAATTATCTTGCAATTTCGAAGAAGCTTTGAAGGGAATTCCGGCAACAAGAGTAGAATGCGGGACACTACTCTCAACGGTAACTTGGGAGGCTTCAAAATGAAGCTTTGAAGGAAGGATGTTTTAGTGTGAGGCACAACACttaaaagattgtcttcactctttTGAGGGTAATCTACCCTCTTCATGAACAATGTCGTGACCCTCGCTCTCgtataattatatattatatcttTAACTTAATAATTGTACTTCTAAATAAATCATTGAAGTATAAATAGTATACAATATCATAAATAACATATGTAAAGCACTAAAATCattaatcaagattgattattAAAGTGGTGATTGTTATGTTCTCTCTTATTCTTATTATAGCTATTTTTTAGGAACTTCAATGCTATTCGCTACTTATTAGTTATAGCATTTGTTGTTCATGAAATCAAACAATGTAATAAGCCTTGCATTACTTAAACTAGTCAACATATAGTGTTGTGGAAATGCTGCTTATTGGGATGGACATAAACATTAACTTGTCAATTTGTCAAGATTGAGATGAAGTTTTGATTAGTTGAATTCCTAAGTGTACTTTGAACTTACTGCCCTCGATGAATGCGGTCAACTTTCATATTTATTGGTTTTCCAAAGGTGAAAGTGACTCGGaacatacaaaaaataaaataaaaaataagtgaaTATTTTTCGCGGTCAAGTTAATTGCAACAAAATATACTTTACCTCGCATGAGgccaaaaaacataaaaagagagTCTCAACTGCATGTTTGATGTTTGTGACCATTTGGGTTGGTATAAAACAAGTATTTTAGTTCATAAAAGGAGCTTAAAGAATTACTTGCTGATGATCACAACCCACATCTAATTTTCATCACAATTAAGAATTGGTTcgtgtttctttgtctttgctttAAATGGGTTTTCATCTTTTGACgctttctaataaaaaaaaaaaaaaatataaaagtggaATTGCTACTTTAATGGCTAAGGGTTTTGGAACAAAGGGGAGAGTCTTCTTTTCAGAGAAAATGTTCAGGCTTAAGTCCAGTAGTCGATTATTACCAACTTGTCCAAATGGGCCACTAATTTCAACTTtggtttccttttcctttgcttctctctcgATCTTTTCTCCATCCTCCATTCGAGCAAGGAAGGTCGCCTAGAACCAACGGCAACATtgaataatttaatattttctcgctTTTCCAACATTGAGATTCAAAACGAGCTTTATAACATTCTATGTCCTATGAGATCACGTGGAGTGCGTCATTAAAACAACAATATTCAAGGTtgtttattataataataatttttatcaacCCATTTTCCTAAGCGAActaaatatcaaaaaatgaagaaaacattttttctgAAAAACGTTTTTCACGAACTAAAAGGAGCTTAAGAgttatattttatttcatcCCTTTCCTCTAACCACTACAGCCATATTTAGTTAGTTAACATGAaggtaatatttttattttgtaatctAATGAGGCATGGCAAGGACGAATCACAAgtctttttctcaaaattactAATTGAAGGACGTTTGAGAGCTCACATCTTTGGTTGAGTGAGCCATGTCCAACGTAGAATACTTTAGGGAAGGCTTTTGTCTATACAAAGGAGCTTAGGCTAATGGACTCTCATGAAGTGCATATATTGTTTGGTAAATCTTATTTgtaaaaatgcaaattgttTTTCGTAAATATTATTTGCGTTGgctttttacaaaataaatataaaagaaaaaagaaaaaagaaaaggataatgGAGAGGACAAACAGGAAGCTCATGCGGAAGGAGAATTTATACTTGCCTTTGGTTCTCCTTGCCTTCCGAAGAAGGCAAGACCCACCCATAAAGAAATGGAGATTTATAACTTCGTTAGGACCCATCAAGAAACTAAAATAATCTTACTTTTAATTCTCCTTAGGGTGAGTGCATAATGGAGAATTCATGCTTGCCTTCATACAGACAAGCCACAGAAGCTAGATTCCAGAAGAATCGAAGTTGATGACCAAATCACACAAGCAATGGCGGGAAGGACTGCATTGCGTTGTGCGTTTATAACCGGGCCTCCGGCAAGGCCAGGCGAACCACCCAAACGCAAGACCTCGGCAGCCCCGGCAAGGTAACTCGCACAATCTCGAGTGGCTGCTGAGGAATGCGCTACCTGGGCTGCCCTCGGCAACCAACGCGTTTGTCGAATAATCTGAAACGATGTAGTACCTAGTCCTGAGTTGTCTTGGGTAGGGCCCTTGATGTTGAATCTTGACGCattgactttctttttctctccagTCGTGCATAGATCCGCGATTCCACCGGGGAACTTTAATTACAGACTTGTCCCTACGTAATCGCTTTCCTCCTTCTACCCAATCAAATTCTGATGCAATCACACTTTTTGAAGTTCTCATGCAAGATATTTAAATCCATGGGACAATCATCAGAATTCCAAAGATAATACTTTTTTGATGAATGATGTAAATGTCTCTATGTATAGGCGGCTCCAAAAACCACCATTGGTTATTGTCATCAATCtttaagggaaagaaaaattaaaatcggTGTAATTACtatctttcattttctaattttgggtCAGATGTTTTATACCTCTTAGGGCACATCACTCGGTCATCAATCTCATTGATGACAATAGTTTGCACCTAAGATCAAGATTAATTGTCCTCTTATCTCGCACGTGAATTTCAGCACACGTATAAAGTGGCTTAACTCATAGGTTGTCCTCGTCGTGGTGGTTCATCAAAGCTTGATAACGTGGCTCCAGTCAGAACTTGGAAATTTGTGGATTAAACGAAGACCAGAAAGTCTTTTTCTAGGTCAATTCATATTATATTCATAAACAATctcattttatattatttttttcttaatgctCAAAGTCGCATTGCTTAGCTCTTCAGTActattattttttggtcatataGCTCTTCATTATTGACTGTCCATCCATTATACTAATCAAACTAGCAACCACAGATACATCTAATGTTCAAGCACTCCTTCAAGCATAGTGGTAGCCGAAACTCGACCTAAAATTGGAGTGTGGAAATTAGTTacagttaaaaataaatatagacTTCAAAAAATTTTGAGCATTATTATGTCTAAAGGCTTAAACCTTTAAAACAAACCGTTGccctctttcattttctctcctttACTTTACATTTTGTCAAGGTTCAACAAGTTAAATATGTTTGGcaaaagaaattagttaaaaaGGTTGCagcttcaaataatttattattccTCTCTATCTTCtactctattttttatttttttgttcttattgaaaattcaattggaGTATTTAGGTTGCAGCTTTGTATGTAGCTTTATACCTTTTTAGACCTTTGCATGACCAGCTTATACGAATTCAACGGATAAAATGTCTTCTTATTGGTTTTTCTTATCCGTATTCCCAATTTCACTCCTCTTCTTCCCCTGTCGAGTTGTGCAGGTGCGCCACCCATGCCACGACCTCTCATTACCAACAAAATTGGCGCATGAGCATGCAAGATTGTGAACGTTTTAGGGTGTAAATGATAATCATTCTCTTATGGGGAtcatttctggccagaaatatatattttctatttctattcgtTGGTTTTTGAGTAGAGATGCATGACACAAAGTTTCTATTCCTAAAACAGAAGTTCATTTGATAAGCCTTAAAGTTTCTAAGTGGCAGCCAGTGGTCAAAGGGCGATGACACCCACCGGCGGGCGGAGGTGGGACGATTGATAAGATTGCTAATATTATTGGTAAACCAACGgaatattagattagaatatgatttgattatgatttgattttgcCACCGAAAAATTAGATTATAGTATAATTTGATTTTGCTACTGGAAGATTATATTAGAGTGgtagatatgatttgattcaaattattCTAATTGTAGATAAATTGATCCAGTCAATCTGTCATATTAGATATTCGGAATatcatgaagaaaataaaagaattcaagaaaacaacgattcaaagataaatttccCAGGAGAAGAATGTTCTTCACTAAAAGCCATAATACACACTATTATTCTACACTACATAATGCTATTTATATTAAGAAGACAACTAGATTTCCTATTCTATATTATGACTATCTAATATGACAGATTGACGGGATCAATTTATCTGCAATTGGAATAATCggaatcaaatcatatctaccattctaatctaatcttTCGATAGCAGAATCAAATcatactctaatctaatcttctGATGACAGaatcaaatcataatcaaatcatattCTAAACTAATCTTTCGATGGTTTACCaataatattatcaatcttATCAAGGATAATTGGCGGGTGGCAGGGCAAGCGATGTAAATAGTTTTTCAAGATCCTCCTACAAAATTATTCCAGTATCATTCTAATgggaaaaagtataaaaaagagtcataaacctattgtattgatATCACTTTAATCCtaccaattaaatcataaatattttcatattggtaACAATCAAGTCCATTCGGTCAAACTTAGGTAAGAAATTACTAACGTGGATGTTGGTCATGGCTACTACAAATATggacattttaataatttttctttaaaatttaaaatttttattaatttttcctttctttttcttttccttctttttttttcccattgtgGCCGGCCTTAGGGCAAGGGCAACAAAGCCCTCCGGGATGGCTAGCAAGGGGTTCACACCCCTTGCCCGACCTCGCCTAGATGTGGGTGAGGTGCAGGCGGCCGCAGACAACTAGCATGCTATTGAAGTCTGTCATTGGGCTTAAATGGGTTTTCATCCTTTGAATTGATACATTCTAAGCAAATAGGTTTGGTCTGTCAATTGCTACTTTAATGGCTACGGGTTTTGGGCAATTTTCTCCCCCAAAACGAGCTTTAAAATATTGTAGCAC
Above is a window of Eucalyptus grandis isolate ANBG69807.140 chromosome 9, ASM1654582v1, whole genome shotgun sequence DNA encoding:
- the LOC104420400 gene encoding UPF0481 protein At3g47200-like, translating into MVSIFEEDHKWLSRLWKRVFTAMLCGQTGESSPQKPHQDPPEDHRIVVNDDGAESTESKIDHHHQQQPQKHQDHPRDDSLWVDDGAEDELGPPESLWIISIKENLKKAGQEHNARPWEKLSSYQIPHYLKDGKDNTYVPQVVSLGPYYHDKKHLRQMDGLKWRCLHRMLRRTNNYKIVPYPDSVKDVEDRARTCYEGKINMSSDEFAEMMVLDGCFVIELFWGFSMGFKELGYDQNDPVFSFMGLAPIIRRDMIMLENQIPLFILERLFCILCGQPKETGLLAKLAFQFFYPLTPTKNMLYSISINRLEFDPLLQEGELPCLELFRRSLLYPGIEWKRKQEQKHEHKHKHKLQQRIPCVTELRKGGIKFRKGETDRLWDIQFKGGTLKIPQLLVHDGTRSLFLNLIAFEQCHINCTKVITSYIIFMVNLINSPEDVGHLHECGIIEDWLGSNIEVADLFNQLSKEVLFDINDSYLYKVAEEVNTYSSYKRHHWIASLKLEYFDNPWSIISLIAAFILLVLTFTQTFYGAYGYYRPRS